The following are encoded in a window of Pseudomonas sp. JQ170C genomic DNA:
- the trmA gene encoding tRNA (uridine(54)-C5)-methyltransferase TrmA: MSAVLDPSSYTQQLDAKAARLRELLAPFDAPEPAVFDSPREHYRLRAEFRLWRENEQRFYAMFAPGEKHTPILIEDFPIASLRINELMPRLKAAWMASSALSFKLFQVEFLTTLAGDAMITLCYHRPLDEHWEAAAQQLASDLGVSIIGRSKGKRVVIGRDYAVEELQVAGRSFRYRQPEGAFTQPNGTVNQKMLNWAYEALGERQDDLLELYCGNGNFTLPLATRVRKVLATEISKTSVNAALHNLDDNGVDNVRLVRLSAEELTEALNEVRPFRRLEGIDLKSYAFGSVFVDPPRAGMDPDTCELTRRFDNILYISCNPETLAANIAQLHDTHRIERCALFDQFPYTHHMESGVLLVRR, encoded by the coding sequence ATGAGTGCTGTCCTCGATCCTTCGTCCTACACCCAGCAACTCGACGCCAAGGCTGCCCGCCTGCGCGAGCTGCTGGCGCCGTTCGATGCCCCGGAACCTGCGGTGTTCGACTCACCGCGCGAGCACTATCGCCTGCGCGCCGAGTTTCGCCTGTGGCGCGAGAACGAGCAGCGCTTCTACGCCATGTTCGCGCCGGGCGAGAAGCACACGCCGATCCTGATCGAAGACTTCCCCATCGCCAGCCTGCGCATCAATGAGCTGATGCCACGCCTCAAGGCCGCCTGGATGGCCAGCTCGGCATTGAGCTTCAAGCTGTTCCAGGTGGAGTTCCTCACCACCCTGGCGGGCGACGCGATGATCACCCTGTGCTACCACCGTCCGCTGGACGAGCACTGGGAAGCAGCGGCGCAGCAACTGGCCAGCGACCTGGGTGTGAGCATCATTGGTCGCTCCAAGGGCAAGCGCGTGGTGATCGGCCGTGACTACGCCGTTGAAGAGCTGCAAGTCGCCGGGCGCAGCTTCCGCTACCGCCAGCCGGAAGGCGCCTTCACCCAGCCCAACGGCACGGTGAACCAGAAGATGCTCAACTGGGCCTACGAGGCCCTGGGCGAACGCCAGGACGACTTGCTGGAGCTGTACTGCGGCAACGGCAACTTCACCCTGCCGCTGGCCACCCGGGTGCGCAAGGTACTGGCCACCGAGATCAGCAAGACCTCGGTGAATGCCGCACTGCACAACCTCGATGACAACGGTGTGGATAACGTGCGCCTGGTGCGCTTGTCTGCCGAAGAGCTGACCGAGGCGCTCAATGAGGTGCGTCCGTTCCGCCGCCTGGAAGGCATTGACCTGAAGAGCTACGCGTTCGGTAGCGTGTTCGTCGACCCGCCGCGTGCCGGCATGGACCCGGACACCTGTGAGCTGACCCGGCGTTTCGACAACATCCTGTACATCTCCTGCAACCCGGAAACCCTGGCGGCCAACATCGCCCAACTGCACGACACCCACCGTATCGAGCGGTGTGCGTTGTTTGACCAGTTTCCGTATACGCACCACATGGAGAGTGGGGTGTTGCTGGTCAGGCGCTGA
- a CDS encoding NCS2 family permease, with product MLERLFQLKAHNTNVRTEILAGVTTFLAMAYILFVNPSILGETGMDKGALFVATCLAAAIGSTTMGLIANYPIALAPGMGLNAFFTYTVVLHMGHTWQVALGAVFISAVLFFLLSIFRIREWIVNSIPLPLRSAIAAGIGLFLALIALHNAGIVVDNPATLVGLGDLKQPAPILATLGFFLIVALEALKVRGAVLIGILAVTVTSIALGFTPFAGVVSMPPSLAPTFLQLDIKGALDVGLISVIFAFLFVDLFDNSGTLIGVAKRAGLMRKDGHMPKMGRALIADSTAAMAGSLLGTSTTTSYIESAAGVSAGGRTGLTAIVVAILFLLALFFAPLAGSVPAFATAPALLFVAVLMASGLAEINWDDVTEAAPVVITALAMPLTYSIANGIAFGFISWTAIKLISGRRGDLNPALVILSILFVIKLGWFNA from the coding sequence ATGCTGGAAAGGCTGTTTCAACTAAAAGCACACAACACCAATGTGCGTACCGAGATTCTCGCGGGCGTCACCACCTTCCTGGCCATGGCCTACATCCTGTTCGTCAACCCGAGCATTCTCGGCGAGACCGGCATGGACAAGGGCGCGCTGTTCGTTGCCACCTGCCTGGCAGCGGCCATCGGTTCGACCACCATGGGCCTGATCGCCAACTACCCGATCGCCCTGGCGCCGGGCATGGGCCTGAACGCCTTCTTCACCTACACCGTGGTCCTGCACATGGGCCATACCTGGCAGGTGGCACTGGGGGCGGTGTTCATCTCGGCGGTGCTGTTCTTCCTGCTGTCGATCTTTCGTATCCGGGAATGGATCGTCAACAGCATCCCCCTGCCGCTTCGTTCGGCCATTGCAGCCGGTATCGGCCTGTTCCTGGCGCTGATCGCCCTGCACAACGCCGGCATCGTGGTCGACAACCCGGCGACCCTGGTGGGCCTGGGCGACCTCAAGCAACCGGCACCGATCCTCGCCACCCTGGGCTTCTTCCTGATCGTCGCCCTGGAGGCCCTGAAGGTCCGTGGTGCGGTTCTGATCGGCATCCTGGCGGTGACCGTGACCTCCATCGCGTTGGGCTTCACCCCGTTCGCCGGTGTGGTTTCGATGCCGCCGTCGCTGGCGCCGACCTTCCTGCAGCTGGACATCAAGGGCGCGCTGGATGTGGGCCTGATCAGCGTGATCTTCGCCTTCCTGTTCGTCGACCTGTTCGACAACTCCGGCACCCTGATCGGTGTTGCCAAGCGTGCCGGCCTGATGCGCAAGGACGGCCACATGCCCAAAATGGGCCGCGCCCTGATCGCCGACAGTACTGCGGCCATGGCCGGTTCCCTGCTGGGTACTTCGACCACCACCAGCTACATCGAATCGGCAGCCGGTGTGAGTGCCGGCGGTCGCACCGGCCTTACCGCCATCGTGGTCGCCATCCTGTTCCTGCTGGCGCTGTTCTTCGCCCCGCTGGCCGGTAGCGTGCCGGCCTTCGCCACCGCCCCGGCGCTGCTGTTCGTCGCCGTGCTGATGGCCTCGGGCCTGGCAGAAATAAACTGGGACGACGTCACCGAAGCCGCACCGGTGGTCATCACTGCCCTGGCCATGCCGCTGACCTACTCGATCGCCAACGGCATCGCCTTCGGTTTCATTTCCTGGACCGCGATCAAGCTGATCTCCGGCCGCCGTGGTGACCTGAACCCGGCGCTGGTGATCCTCTCGATCCTCTTTGTCATCAAGCTGGGCTGGTTCAACGCATGA
- a CDS encoding DJ-1 family glyoxalase III, producing the protein MSHRALIVVAEGVDDLQCVTLIDVLRRAEVEVVVASIEGRRMLTCARGTRLTADGMLVDILAQPFDLIVLPGGEKGAMHMAAHQPLEQQVKDQAKTGKFFAAIAEAPALALQAFGVLRQRRMTCHADVSQQLSGCSFVDQPVVVDGNCITAQGSGAALEFALVLVEQLAGKALRKKVAAQLGV; encoded by the coding sequence ATGAGCCACAGAGCCCTGATCGTAGTTGCCGAAGGCGTCGATGACCTGCAGTGCGTGACCTTGATCGATGTCTTGCGCCGGGCCGAGGTAGAGGTGGTGGTCGCCAGCATCGAGGGCAGGCGGATGCTGACCTGCGCCCGGGGTACGCGCCTGACTGCCGACGGCATGCTGGTGGACATCCTTGCCCAGCCCTTTGACCTGATCGTCTTGCCCGGGGGCGAGAAGGGCGCGATGCACATGGCGGCGCACCAGCCGCTGGAACAGCAGGTGAAGGACCAGGCCAAGACCGGTAAATTCTTTGCCGCCATCGCCGAGGCCCCCGCGCTGGCGCTGCAGGCGTTCGGTGTCTTGCGCCAGCGGCGCATGACCTGTCATGCCGATGTCAGTCAGCAATTGTCGGGGTGCAGTTTTGTCGACCAGCCGGTGGTGGTGGATGGCAACTGCATCACGGCGCAAGGGTCGGGAGCGGCCTTGGAGTTTGCCCTGGTGCTGGTGGAGCAACTGGCGGGAAAAGCGCTGAGAAAAAAGGTGGCGGCGCAGTTGGGGGTGTAA
- a CDS encoding MFS transporter, with amino-acid sequence MSDHPQLLRHHRPFLKFWLARVCTASGFQMLTVAIGWHLYQLTGNVLDLGLVGLVEFAPRVLFMLHTGHVADRYDRRRVAALCQSIQALIAVALVIGSSTDSVSREMIFILAFLLGATRSFEMPATQALLPNVVPPGLFPRAVAASASAMQSATIVAPAVGGFLYAFGSVWVYGPTVLLYVTACLLTLSLSVRPQVPQTGRASLDSLLAGIRFIRSRPDILGAISLDLFAVLLGGATALLPVFAKDILLTGPWGLGLLRSAPAVGALLMSLWLARFPVERNVGRVMFTAVGIFGVATIAFGLSTSFWFSLAVLAVLGAADMISMVIRGAFVQLETPDEMRGRVSAVNGLFIGASNQLGEFESGVTAHWFGTVPAVVLGGVGTLVVTGVWIKLFPTLARRDHMHSS; translated from the coding sequence ATGTCAGACCATCCGCAGCTGTTGCGTCACCATCGTCCCTTCCTCAAGTTCTGGCTGGCCCGGGTATGTACCGCCAGCGGCTTCCAGATGCTCACTGTGGCCATCGGCTGGCACCTGTACCAGTTGACCGGCAACGTGCTCGACCTGGGCCTGGTCGGCCTGGTGGAGTTCGCCCCACGGGTGCTGTTCATGCTGCACACCGGCCATGTTGCCGACCGCTATGACCGCCGCCGGGTCGCCGCCTTGTGCCAGAGCATCCAGGCGCTGATCGCCGTCGCGTTGGTGATTGGCAGCAGCACCGACAGCGTCAGCCGCGAGATGATCTTCATCCTGGCCTTCCTGCTCGGTGCCACCCGCTCCTTTGAAATGCCGGCCACCCAGGCGCTGCTGCCTAACGTCGTGCCGCCGGGCCTGTTCCCGCGCGCGGTGGCCGCCTCGGCCTCGGCAATGCAGTCGGCGACCATCGTGGCGCCGGCGGTCGGGGGTTTTCTGTATGCCTTTGGCAGTGTCTGGGTCTATGGCCCGACGGTGCTGCTGTACGTGACCGCCTGCCTGCTGACCTTGAGCCTCAGCGTCCGCCCGCAAGTGCCCCAAACCGGCCGCGCCAGCCTGGACTCGCTGCTGGCCGGCATTCGCTTTATCCGCAGCCGCCCGGACATCCTTGGCGCTATTTCCCTGGACTTGTTCGCCGTATTGCTGGGCGGCGCCACTGCACTGCTGCCGGTATTCGCCAAGGACATCCTGCTCACCGGTCCCTGGGGCCTGGGCCTGTTGCGTTCGGCGCCGGCGGTGGGCGCATTGCTGATGTCGCTGTGGCTGGCGCGCTTCCCGGTGGAGCGCAACGTGGGCCGGGTGATGTTTACCGCGGTCGGCATCTTTGGCGTGGCCACCATCGCCTTTGGCCTGTCGACCTCGTTCTGGTTCTCGTTGGCGGTACTGGCCGTGCTGGGTGCAGCCGACATGATCAGCATGGTGATCCGCGGTGCCTTCGTGCAGCTGGAAACCCCGGATGAAATGCGCGGGCGGGTGAGTGCGGTGAACGGCTTATTCATCGGCGCCTCGAATCAGTTGGGGGAATTTGAATCCGGGGTGACGGCGCACTGGTTCGGTACGGTGCCCGCCGTGGTGCTGGGCGGGGTGGGGACGCTGGTGGTGACGGGGGTGTGGATCAAGCTGTTTCCGACGTTGGCGCGGCGCGATCATATGCATTCGTCATGA